The DNA sequence CAGAATGGCGACCCCCGCAGAGTCGTAGCCGCGATACTCGAGCCGCTTCAAGCCTTCCAGCAAGATCGGCAACGAATCCTGCGAACCGACGTAACCTACGATTCCGCACATGTTCCCGGGTCTCCCCCCTAATGCGATCGAGGGCGGGCTTGAGAGCGCTCGATCGCTCGACCGGCACGGCCCGCCAACGCCTCGGCGTCCTCCCGGCTCCGCGCCTCCGCCAGGATTCGCACGATGGGCTCCGTGCCTGAAGCGCGTACCTGCACCCAAGAATCTTCCCAGACGTACTTTTCCCCGTCCAGAACATTGCGCGCTCCGTCGGGGAACTCCCGGCGAAGCTCCTCCGAGAGAGCGGCCGCGTCGGTGAGGCTGAGATCGAGCTTGCGCTTGACCATCAGGACCGCCGGCAGCTCGGCAAGGCGCCGGCTCAAGGACCGCGGGTCGCGCGCGAGCCAATCGACCGCGATCGCCGCGGCCAGGAGACCGTCGCGGGTCGCGTGCAGCGCCGGATAGATGACGCCGCCGTTCCCCTCCCCGCCGATCACGCCTCCGATCTCGATCAGCTTCTGCGCGACGTGAGCCTCCCCCACCTTCGTCCGGTGCACCGGGGCGCCGTATCGCCGGGCGATCCAATCCACGCCGATCGAGGTGGAAGCGTTCACCGCCACCGGGCCCGGGCGACGCGCGAGCGCCCAATCGACCGCGATCTGAAGCGTCCGCTCCTCGCCGATCGGCTCGCCCCGCTCGTCCACGATCGCGAGCCGGTCGGCATCGGGGTCGTTCGCGAACCCGACCGCGGCCCCGGTCGCGCGCACCCGCTCGCCGAGCGCGCCGAGATTTTCGGGGAGCGGCTCCGCCCCCCGGGGGAATCGGCCGCTCGGCTCGCAAAAGAGCCGCTCCACCTCGCAGCCCATCGCTTCGAGCAGGGCGGGGGTCGCCTCCCAGCCGGCTCCGTTTGTCGCGTCCACCACGACCCGAAAGCGGCGGTTTCGAATCCGGGGCCGATCGAAACCGTCGAGCGCCAGGATCGCGTCGCGATGGCGGCGGATCGCGTCCTTGTCCTCCCGGGTCGATCCCACTTCCGTGTGAGGGGCCCACGCGCGGACCCCCACCCTAGCGCGACGCGCCACCTCCTCCGATTGTGCCGGCGCGAGGAACGTCCCGCCCGGTCCGAACAGCTTGAGCGCGTTCCAAGGGGCCGGGTTGTGGCTCGCCGTGATCGCAACGCCGCCGGAGGCTCCGTGGTGCCGGATCGCAAAGAGAATGGTGGGCGTGGGCGCGATCCCCACGTCCACGACATCGTGACCCGACGCGAGGAGCGCCGCCTGCACAAGGTGCGAGACCCACGCGCCGCTCGGACGCGTGTCGCGTCCGACGACCACGGGACCGGGATCGAGGAAGAAGGCGTGCGCGCCCGCGACCCGGAGGACGACGTCGGGCGTGAGGGTTTCCCCCACAATCCCGCGAACCCCGGAGGGGCCGACCATGAGGCCTTGCAGAGGATCGGAGGCGGGAGGTTTCGATTCCCGCGCTCCCCCCGCCGCGTCCCCCGCATGGGGGCGCGCGGCGTGGCGGTTTGTCGTCATGACATGCGGCCGAGTGTGCGGGTCGGCCGGCCCGGGAATGGAGCTGGTGAGCGGAATCGAACCGCTGACCTACGCATTACGAGTGCGTTGCTCTACCAGCTGAGCTACACCAGCTTGGTTTTCGAGAGACGCGATGCTCTGCCGTGAAGGACCGGCGAAAATGAATGGTGCGACCCCGCAGAATCGAACTGCGGACACCCACGTTTTCAGCGTGGTGCTCTACCAACTGAGCTAGGGTCGCGCCGGACGGGGAAGTTATCATGAGGCACTGCCTTGGGTCAACGGCTAGGCGAGCCGGCGGCGGCGATCGGAGCGCCCATCGCGCCGGTCGGGCTTCCTGCGTCGATCGTCGTTCTCGCGGGTTGGAAGATAGATCGTGACAATGCTGCTCCAGTCCCCCTCGCTCCGCGCGCGGATTTCGCCGCCGTGCTCCCGCACGATCTGGTAGGCCATCGCGAGGCCGACGCCCGCGCCGTAGCGGCGTGAGGTCGAGAAGGGAACGAAGAGCCGATCGAGCACCTCCCCCGCGGCCTTCGGCCCGTCGTGCGCGACCTCGGCCTGCACCGCGCCCTGCGCCGCGCGTGTCTCGACACGCAGCCGGCCGCCGCTCGGCACGGAATGGAGCGCGTAGCTCAGGACGTTCACGAGCACCTGTCGCATCTTTTCGTTGTCGAGGAGAAGGGTGGGCACGTCGGGCGCCAGACGCTTGAGGAGCCGGACGCGCCGACGCACCAGGTCCTCCGCCTGCGACTGCAGCACCTCCTGGACGAGCGTATTCAGGTTTTCGAGCTTCAAGCGGGGCCGGGTCATCTGCGCGAGCGCCACCTGCTCGCTCAACACGCGCTCCAAGCGCTCGGTTTCACGCAGGATGATCTCGAGATATTCACGATTGGGGTCCTTCGGCGTCAGGCTCTTCAGGACACGCTTGGCGAACCCGGTGATCGCGGCGACGGGGTTGCGGACGTCCTGCGCGACCTGAACGCCCCGCTCCCCCACGACCGCCAGCTTCTCGGCGTGGCGAAGCTGCGCCTCGACTTCGTGGAGGCGCCGGTCCTTCATCCGGAGGGTCTCCTCCTGCGAGGAGCGCGTGTCCGCGAGCGAGGCGATCGACGCGACGAGATCGGCGATCATGGCGTCCTCCGCATCGAACGACGCCGGAACCTCTTGGGTCCCGCCCGATTTGTTGAACACGAGGATCGCGCCGGAAATCCGGTTCGTCTCGTGAATCGGCGCTGCGAGGAGGCAACGCCAATCCTCCGGGATGGTTCCCGAGAAACGCGGATCCTCGCTCACGGCGTCCGCGACGAGCGGCTTCCCGTCCGCCTCGAACCACTGGATGATCCAGGCCCCGAGCTTCGAAAGATCCTGCGTCGCCCCGGGATCGACCCCGTGAACATGCGCGAGCTCGGGCGAGCCCTCCTCGCCTTGGATCCACGCCAGGCCGCCCCCGGCTTGGGTCGCGCTCAGGAGCACCTTGAGCGCGAGCTCGGCCCGCGTTTCCGGCCGCGCCGGCCGTCCCGCCGCGCGGCTAAAGTCGATCGCGGCCCGGACCGCGGCGCCGCGCCGCCGCGACACGTCCAGCACGGCGTTCCCTTCGAACGCGATCCCGGCCTGCGCGGCAATCGCGCTCAGGAGCTCGACCTGATCGCTCGTCCAGCCCGCATAGCCCGCCGCCTGGGAGACGAGGAGCACGCCGAGCACTCGTTCCCGGCCGAACAGGGGGAGGATGGCGACCGGTCCGTCCGGGAGGGATTCCACGACGCGTTCCGGGAGCCTCAGCTCGCGCTGCGGGCTGGCGATCGACGAGGCACGGCCGTCGAAAATCGCATCCGCGAGGAGGTCGCGGTCCCGATCGAGGGCGAGGCGCTCCTCCCGGAGCGGCGCGAACACCTCACCGTCAAATCCTCCCTCCTCTTCGAACGCTTCCAGATCGAGGTTGGGGGGAACGGGAGCGTCGGGCTCATCGCGGTCCGCGCGGCGGTAGGAACCCTGGAGCTCGAGCGCCGTGCCGTCGGGGACCATCTTGAAGAGAAGAATCGTATCCACTTCCTCCGCGAACGCGCCCCCGATCGCCGCGAGGAGAAGTCGCCCGATCCGTTCGTGCGTGAGCGCCACGTGCATGAAGGGGATGGAGCGAAAGAGAAATCCAGCGGTGCGGTAACGCACCCCCTCTTCCTCGAGCCCGTCCTGTTGCTCGAGGCGGACCATCCGCGCTTCCTCCTCGAGAAAGTGAAGGAGGAGACCCAACGTGGGGATCGCGCCGGCCGCCCCGCCGGGCAGGGCATGCACTGCCTCCGCGGCGTCCTGCAGGCGGGAGCAGTGGATGCAGTCCTGGCCGAAGCGGGTCTCGAAGTTCGGCCTCGCGTCGAACGGACAGGGCCGCGGCGAGAGGTAGCAGACTCCCTCGGCAACGCGCTGCGAGCCCTGGGACTTTCGGTCGGCGTAGCGCTTCCACGCGGCGACGATTTGCTCCTCGATCCGCGCCGAGCCCGACGCCCGCCTGGCACCCATCGCGCCCCCTCCCGTGGAATGATCCGGATGTCCCCCCGCACGCCCACCCCTATCAGGTTGATTTACGGCAGGTTAGGCGATATCTTGAGACGGCAATTTCGGTGTAACTTCTTGGGAAAAGGAGGATTAGGAATGGAGGCAAAGTCGCAGGGAGCGCCCGGGTCCATCAACATGGAATTGGGCGAGAAGGAAGCCGAAGGGATCTACTCGAACTTCGTGGTGATCAGCCACTCGCTTTCCGAATTCGTGCTCGACTTCGCCCGCATCCTTCCCGGAAGTCCGAAGAGCCGAGTTTTCGCTCGGGTGGTCATGACCCCGCCCAACGTGCGCTCCCTCCTGGCGGCGCTCGAGACCAACATCAAGAAGTACGAGGACCAGTTCGGGAAGATCAAGACGTTCGAGGCACCGAGCAAGGACATCGGATTTACGACGTAGGCGGCGGAGTCTTCCAGCGGCGGTGAAGCCAGTACCAGTGGTCGGGGCGCCGGCGCACCGCGGCTTCGATCGCCTCGTTGATCGCGCGCGTGAGCCGCTCGACCTCGATCGACTCCTCCGTCGAGGGATCGGGAGCGAGCGTCGCCACGAGACGCGATCGGAAGCGCGCGCCCGGCTCCCGCTCGATCAAGCCGATCGCGATCGGGCAGCCGGCCCGGTACGCCAGACGCGCCGGCCCGGTGTGCGTGGACGCGGGCCGTCCGAAAAAGGGCACATGAATTCCGACGCGGCGCGCGTCCTGGTCGGGGAGCATTCCCAGAAATGCGCCCTGGCGAAGCGCCTTGAGCGCCCCCCTCATCCCGTAGCCGATTTTTACCGCCTCGATTCCAAGCCGGGCCCGAATGCGGTCGAAATACTCGTCGCTTCCCCGATTGCTCTGCGGCGGAAGCAGGTAGCGCATGGGCCCGCCCGCCGCGCGCAGCGCCGCGCCGCATAGCTCCCAATTCCCGTAGTGCGCGGTGACCATCACCGCGCCCTTCCCCTGCCGCGCCCACTCGAGGGTGGGCTCGAATCCGATCAGCTCCACGCGGTGGAGGATTCCTTCGTGTCCGAGGCGCGGGAGCGCGAGGAATTCCATGAACGAGCGTCCGATCTGGACGAACGTCCTGCGCGCCAGCTCGCGGGCGGGCTTCCCCGCGACGTCGGGTCCGAACGCGGCGGTGATGTTCTCGATCGCGATGCGCCTGCGGCGGCCCATCACCGCGAACGCGGCGAGGCCCAGGGCGGCGCCGATCGCGCTCGTCCACCGAAACGGCAGGACCCGAGCCAGGAGACCGATGGAATGAAGCGCCGCGACCTCGAGCTTTTGGCGAAGCGGACGAAGCGGCGAGCGGCCCATCTCAGGAGGGGAGCGAGGGCGCGCGAGGGATCATCTCAGACCGCGCGGCGGATCTTCCGCGCGAGGCCGCCGGGCGTCCGCCGCGCGAGGCCCGAGAGCTCGAGCGCCAGGAGCGCGGCGGCCAGCTCGGAGGCGGTGAGCGATGCCGATTGGGCGAGGTGATCGAGCGGGAGGGGGCGTTCGCGCAGCGCGCGGTAGAGCGCCGCTTCGGCAGGAGCGAGCTCTTCGAGGCTCCCGGGGGCGACGCGCGACGCGCTCCTCGCGCCCGGCCCCGGGCTCGCAAAAGCCTCACCCCGCCCGGCGCGGTGGGGCGCTCGCGCGCCGCCCCTGACTGCCGGGATGAGCTCGAGCACGTCGTCCGCGTTTCGGACAAGCTTCGCGATCCCCTGGCGGATCAACGCGTGAGGGGCTTCGCCCAAAGGCTCACGGCAATCCCATGGGAGCGCGGCGACCGGCCGGCCGAGACGCGCGGCCTCGCCCGCTGTGATGAGCGATCCGCTCCTCGCGCGTCCTTGCACCACCACGACGACATCCGCGATCGCGGCGAGCAGCCGGTTTCGGGTCGCGAAGGTGCCGCGCGTGGCAGGGGCGCCGGGGGAAATCTCGCTCATGAGCCCGAGCGAACGAGAGAGTCTTGCCTGGAGGACCGCGTTCTCGCGGGGATACGCCTGATCGATGGCGGTCCCCAGCACCGCCCCGCTCAGCCCGCCTGCGTCGAGGGCCCCTTCATGCGCCGCGGCATCGATCCCGCGCGCGAGGCCGCTCACCACGGCGGCGCCGCGCGCAACCATCGACCGGGCGAGGGAGCGCGCGACGTCGATGCCGTCCTCGGTCGCGTTCCGCGCTCCCACGATGGCGACCCACGGGCCGTCGTGATTCCAGGCTCCGAGGAGAAACACCCGGGGTGGCGGCGGCCGAAGCGCGCGGAGGCGATGAGGGTACTCCTCATCCGACGAATGAAGCGCGCGGACGTGGGGCCGCGCCTTGGGCTCCCTCCACCCCTCCACCGGACCTCCCCGCGCGCCGAGGAGCGCTCAGCGTGCGGCCTGCTTCGCTTCGTCCGGCTCGCCGACGCCGAGCGGGTCACCCGCGGCCGCGGCGCCCCCCGCGTCGGCCTCGCCCGCCCGGTCCTCCATGTGGAGCAGGACCCGCCCCGCGACCTCGGGGTCCCGTTCCACGAGGCCGTCGAGCGCGAACCGCTTCGCACGCTCGGGGAGCGTTTCGAAGGCTTGGGCGAGCTCCCGCGTCGCGAGCTCATTCCGGCAGAGGAGAAGCAGCGCGTCCCAGACCGCGTCGCGTACCGTGCGATTCGGGTCCTTGAGCATCTCCACGAGCGGGGCCGCGGCACGTGGATTCCCCATACGGCCGAGCGCCAGAACCGCCGAGGCGCGCGTGTACCAGAGACCGGAGCCCAGGTACTGGACGAGGGGCTCCAGCACCGACTCCCCCATCGTGGCAAGCACCCGCGCGGCCTGATCCCTCAGAAACCAGCTCTCCTGCTGCAACACATCGAGGAGCACTTCGATGGACTCCTCGGTTGGATTCTGCGCGAGCTGCGTGATCCATCCGAGCTTTTCCTCCGCGTCCCTGTGCCTCAACTCCTCCCAGAGCCGGGTGACATCCTTGGCTACCATGGTTCTCGCTCCTTCGTTCCGGCGACACGAGGGTCGCCGCCGACCCGCCCTTCCGCTGGCGTCTCGGCGCCGGCCGCGATCAACACTTCCCAAACAGCCGCGACGAGATCGTCCACTCCCGTCCCGGTCACGCCCGAGATCCACCCGCCCCACCGCGCCCCCTCGAGAGGGAACGGCGGGCCGCCGCGCGCCACCTCTCCCCTGAGGTCCGAGCGGCTCATCGCGACGACCGTGGGCTTTCTCGTTAAATCCTCGCTGTACTCCCTTAGTTCCCGTTTCAGCGTCGCCAGGTCCTTGGCGGGATCCGACGACATGCTATCCACGAGGATCAGGATGGTCCGCGTCCTTTGAATGTGCCGCAGGAACTCATGCCCGAGCCCCTTCCCCTGATGCGCCCCCTCGATGAGTCCCGGGAGATCGGCCATCACGAAGCTCTGGTCCTCGCGCGCGCGCACGAGGCCCAGATGCGGCTCGAGTGTCGTGAACGGGTAGTCCGCGATCTTGGGCCGCGCCGCGCTCACACGCGCGAGGAGCGTCGACTTCCCGACATTGGGGAAGCCCACGATGCCGACGTCGGCGATGAGCCGAAGCTCGAGGAGAAGCTTCCGCTCCTCCCCCGCCCCTCCCGGCTCCGCTTTTCGGGGCGCCTGCCGCGTGGACGTCGCGAACCGCGCGTTCCCGCGTCCGCCCCGTCCCCCCTTCGCGGCCACAAACCGCGCCCCCGGCGCGACCAGATCGACAAGAAGATCTCCGCTCAACTCGTCGTGCACGAGGGTGCCCGGGGGGACCGCCACCGTGACGTCCTGGCCCGAGCGGCCGCTCTTCTTGTTTCCCGATCCGTGCGCGCCCGACTCCGCCTCGAATCGCGCCCGAAATTGGAAATCGAGAAGCGTGCGCATGTGCTCGTTCACGACGAGGATCACGCTTCCGCCGTCTCCCCCATCCCCCCCGTCCGGCCCTCCCTTCGGCACGTATTTCTCGCGACGAAAGCTCACACACCCCGAGCCGCCGCGGCCGCCGATGACCGCGATCGACGCCCGATCGGCGAACACGCGCGCCCCGCCCTACCGAAGCGCGTCGATCACCGCATCCGCGGCGGCGCGGGTTCCCACCGCGGTCGGATCGTCCCGCTTCGGCTTCATGTCGTAGGTCACCTTCCCGCCCTCCCGGATCACCTGCGCGACCGCCCTCTCCAGCCGGTCGGCCGCCTCGCGTTCGTTGATATGGCGAAGCAGAAGCATCCCGCTCAGGATCATTCCGAACGGGTTCACCTTGTCCTGGCCCGCGTAACGCGGCGCGCTCCCGTGGGTCGGCTCGAAGAGCGCCGCCGTGTCGCCGAGGTTCGCCCCGGGCGCGACGCCCAACCCCCCGATCAGCCCCGCCCCGAGGTCCGACAGGATGTCGCCGTAGAGATTCGGGAGCACGAGCACGTCGTAATTCTCAGGGGTCTGAACGAGCTGCATGCACATGTTGTCGACGATGCGATCCTCGAACGCGATGTCGGGAAATTCGCGCGCGGTCTTGCGCGCCACGTCGAGAAAGAGCCCGTCCGAGAACTTCATGATGTTGGCCTTGTGAACCGCCGTCACCTTGTTCCGTCCGTTCTTGTTCGCGTATGCGAAGGCGTGCCGCACGATGCGCTCGGTGGCGGCGACGCTGATCGGCTTGATCGAGATCCCGGCGTCTTCCGGAATTTCCCTCCTCGACTCGGACAGGACCAGCTCGCGCAGAGCGGCCGCGCCCTTGCTCCCCCGCTCGAACTCGATGCCCGCGTAGAGGTCCTCCGTGTTTTCGCGCACGATCACGAGATCGATCCTGTCGTATCGGGACCGGACGCCCGGGTAGGTCTTGCACGGTCGGATGCACGCGTAGAGGTCCAGCTCCTTTCGGAGCGAAACGTTCACGCTCCGGAATCCGGTTCCGACGGGGGTCGTGATCGGACCCTTGAGCCCGAGCTTGGTGCGGCGGAGCGAATCGAGCACGCGATCCGGGAGCGGGGTGCCCTCTTTCTTGAAGACCTCGAGCCCCGCGTGTTGCACGTCCCACTCGAAGGCAACGCCGGTCGCTTCGAGGACGCGGCGCGTGGCCTCCGTGATCTCGGGCCCGGTCCCGTCGCCCGGGATCAGCGTCACGCGATGCGCCATCGGCCCCCTCTCGATTTCAGCTTAGTCTTGGATTGTAACTAATTGAATTCATGTCGCATGCGTGCTTCCGATCGGGGAAGACGGGGCGGTATTTCACGAGGACCCTGAAGCGTCGCATGAGCGCCGCGACGCTACCAAAAGCGGAGGAAGTGAGTCAAAGGAAAAGCCTTACGACTCCGGCGCTCGGCGCGGCTTCCGATCGCGGTCCTTGGATTCACCTTTTGGCTTAGCCGGCTCGCCTGACTCCTTGCGCTTCTGTTCTTTATAGGAGGGGGATCGGTAGTCGGTCGTGTAAAAACCGCTGCCCTTGAAGACGATCCCGGCGCCCCCGCCGAGCAGCCGCCGGACCTTGCCGCGGCATTTCGGGCACCGCTTTCGCGGCGGCTCGGTCATCGATTGGAACACCTCGAATCGGTG is a window from the Candidatus Eisenbacteria bacterium genome containing:
- the glmM gene encoding phosphoglucosamine mutase yields the protein MTTNRHAARPHAGDAAGGARESKPPASDPLQGLMVGPSGVRGIVGETLTPDVVLRVAGAHAFFLDPGPVVVGRDTRPSGAWVSHLVQAALLASGHDVVDVGIAPTPTILFAIRHHGASGGVAITASHNPAPWNALKLFGPGGTFLAPAQSEEVARRARVGVRAWAPHTEVGSTREDKDAIRRHRDAILALDGFDRPRIRNRRFRVVVDATNGAGWEATPALLEAMGCEVERLFCEPSGRFPRGAEPLPENLGALGERVRATGAAVGFANDPDADRLAIVDERGEPIGEERTLQIAVDWALARRPGPVAVNASTSIGVDWIARRYGAPVHRTKVGEAHVAQKLIEIGGVIGGEGNGGVIYPALHATRDGLLAAAIAVDWLARDPRSLSRRLAELPAVLMVKRKLDLSLTDAAALSEELRREFPDGARNVLDGEKYVWEDSWVQVRASGTEPIVRILAEARSREDAEALAGRAGRAIERSQARPRSH
- a CDS encoding DUF3467 domain-containing protein; translated protein: MEAKSQGAPGSINMELGEKEAEGIYSNFVVISHSLSEFVLDFARILPGSPKSRVFARVVMTPPNVRSLLAALETNIKKYEDQFGKIKTFEAPSKDIGFTT
- a CDS encoding lysophospholipid acyltransferase family protein, encoding MGRSPLRPLRQKLEVAALHSIGLLARVLPFRWTSAIGAALGLAAFAVMGRRRRIAIENITAAFGPDVAGKPARELARRTFVQIGRSFMEFLALPRLGHEGILHRVELIGFEPTLEWARQGKGAVMVTAHYGNWELCGAALRAAGGPMRYLLPPQSNRGSDEYFDRIRARLGIEAVKIGYGMRGALKALRQGAFLGMLPDQDARRVGIHVPFFGRPASTHTGPARLAYRAGCPIAIGLIEREPGARFRSRLVATLAPDPSTEESIEVERLTRAINEAIEAAVRRRPDHWYWLHRRWKTPPPTS
- a CDS encoding DNA-processing protein DprA — protein: MEGWREPKARPHVRALHSSDEEYPHRLRALRPPPPRVFLLGAWNHDGPWVAIVGARNATEDGIDVARSLARSMVARGAAVVSGLARGIDAAAHEGALDAGGLSGAVLGTAIDQAYPRENAVLQARLSRSLGLMSEISPGAPATRGTFATRNRLLAAIADVVVVVQGRARSGSLITAGEAARLGRPVAALPWDCREPLGEAPHALIRQGIAKLVRNADDVLELIPAVRGGARAPHRAGRGEAFASPGPGARSASRVAPGSLEELAPAEAALYRALRERPLPLDHLAQSASLTASELAAALLALELSGLARRTPGGLARKIRRAV
- a CDS encoding HEAT repeat domain-containing protein; the protein is MVAKDVTRLWEELRHRDAEEKLGWITQLAQNPTEESIEVLLDVLQQESWFLRDQAARVLATMGESVLEPLVQYLGSGLWYTRASAVLALGRMGNPRAAAPLVEMLKDPNRTVRDAVWDALLLLCRNELATRELAQAFETLPERAKRFALDGLVERDPEVAGRVLLHMEDRAGEADAGGAAAAGDPLGVGEPDEAKQAAR
- the obgE gene encoding GTPase ObgE, producing the protein MFADRASIAVIGGRGGSGCVSFRREKYVPKGGPDGGDGGDGGSVILVVNEHMRTLLDFQFRARFEAESGAHGSGNKKSGRSGQDVTVAVPPGTLVHDELSGDLLVDLVAPGARFVAAKGGRGGRGNARFATSTRQAPRKAEPGGAGEERKLLLELRLIADVGIVGFPNVGKSTLLARVSAARPKIADYPFTTLEPHLGLVRAREDQSFVMADLPGLIEGAHQGKGLGHEFLRHIQRTRTILILVDSMSSDPAKDLATLKRELREYSEDLTRKPTVVAMSRSDLRGEVARGGPPFPLEGARWGGWISGVTGTGVDDLVAAVWEVLIAAGAETPAEGRVGGDPRVAGTKEREPW
- a CDS encoding isocitrate/isopropylmalate dehydrogenase family protein; protein product: MAHRVTLIPGDGTGPEITEATRRVLEATGVAFEWDVQHAGLEVFKKEGTPLPDRVLDSLRRTKLGLKGPITTPVGTGFRSVNVSLRKELDLYACIRPCKTYPGVRSRYDRIDLVIVRENTEDLYAGIEFERGSKGAAALRELVLSESRREIPEDAGISIKPISVAATERIVRHAFAYANKNGRNKVTAVHKANIMKFSDGLFLDVARKTAREFPDIAFEDRIVDNMCMQLVQTPENYDVLVLPNLYGDILSDLGAGLIGGLGVAPGANLGDTAALFEPTHGSAPRYAGQDKVNPFGMILSGMLLLRHINEREAADRLERAVAQVIREGGKVTYDMKPKRDDPTAVGTRAAADAVIDALR
- a CDS encoding zinc ribbon domain-containing protein, yielding MPTYEYECEKCRHRFEVFQSMTEPPRKRCPKCRGKVRRLLGGGAGIVFKGSGFYTTDYRSPSYKEQKRKESGEPAKPKGESKDRDRKPRRAPES